In Mesorhizobium sp. 113-3-3, a genomic segment contains:
- a CDS encoding recombinase family protein gives MPKVYGYIRVSTLDQANNGDSLDTQTRAIDGYCMMKGFAEHIIFVEHGVSGSVSLAERPQGQLLLGALEPGDVVVVAKLDRMFRNASDALGTLEVFKEQGVQLHMLDLGGDVTGNGISKLVFTILSAVAENERDRIRERIREVKRNLAAKGIYGGGTRPYGYDIGEGGRLIERADEQKMIAGIMQLHDTGMSPRKIGDALGMAHMTVRRIIARRQTA, from the coding sequence ATGCCAAAAGTCTATGGATACATCCGGGTTTCGACACTCGATCAAGCCAACAACGGTGACTCTCTGGATACCCAGACACGGGCCATTGACGGCTACTGCATGATGAAGGGCTTTGCCGAACACATCATCTTCGTAGAGCATGGCGTAAGCGGCTCTGTGAGCCTCGCAGAGCGTCCACAGGGGCAATTGCTGCTTGGTGCCTTGGAACCCGGTGATGTGGTCGTGGTGGCCAAGCTAGATCGCATGTTCCGCAACGCATCCGATGCACTCGGAACGCTTGAAGTCTTCAAGGAACAGGGTGTTCAGCTTCACATGCTGGACCTTGGCGGGGATGTGACCGGCAACGGTATATCCAAGCTGGTGTTCACCATCCTGTCAGCCGTGGCCGAGAACGAACGGGACCGTATTCGGGAGCGCATACGGGAAGTGAAGCGCAATCTTGCGGCTAAGGGCATCTATGGTGGCGGCACAAGGCCATACGGCTATGACATCGGGGAAGGTGGCAGGCTCATTGAACGTGCCGATGAACAGAAGATGATAGCTGGCATCATGCAGCTGCACGACACGGGCATGTCACCACGCAAGATCGGTGACGCCTTGGGCATGGCACACATGACCGTGCGAAGGATCATCGCTAGGCGTCAAACCGCATAG
- a CDS encoding COG3904 family protein encodes MDKFACLIGSMLFTVSAEAAVVEKVPQPGGLPDIITVTGVIGPNDDAQFNQIAATTGQAIVLLNSEGGSVLPALEIGRAIRHKGFATAVASDTLCASACALTWLAGTPRLAGQSASIGFHASYIVKNGTPSETGVGNALIGAYLNQLGLSQNAIVFVTSAPPEGMAWLSGEKANGLGLQFAAYQTNATSSDNVEAPIAPEPYDPMRVAAAFYNALSNADGVSAAALVVPDKRGIGPFNETSIHSYFGGLSVPLQLESIGRRGKDKVAVVYSYSRADGFVCKGRAEVLTAYRYGKTLISRIKALDGC; translated from the coding sequence ATGGACAAGTTTGCGTGTTTGATTGGCTCAATGCTGTTCACGGTTTCAGCCGAGGCGGCTGTAGTCGAAAAAGTACCGCAGCCCGGAGGCCTGCCAGATATCATCACCGTAACGGGTGTCATCGGGCCTAACGATGATGCTCAATTCAACCAAATCGCCGCCACAACAGGCCAAGCGATTGTCTTGCTGAACAGCGAGGGCGGTTCGGTTTTGCCGGCGCTTGAGATAGGCCGAGCTATTCGTCACAAGGGTTTCGCTACCGCTGTGGCCAGCGACACTCTCTGTGCCTCGGCATGTGCTCTAACGTGGCTCGCTGGTACGCCACGATTGGCAGGGCAAAGCGCCAGTATTGGCTTCCACGCCTCCTATATCGTCAAAAACGGAACTCCCAGCGAAACCGGTGTCGGAAACGCCCTGATAGGTGCCTATTTGAACCAGCTCGGCCTCTCGCAAAATGCGATTGTCTTCGTCACTTCTGCGCCGCCTGAAGGGATGGCTTGGCTCTCCGGGGAGAAGGCCAACGGGCTGGGTTTGCAGTTCGCCGCCTATCAAACAAACGCCACGTCGTCAGACAATGTTGAAGCGCCAATCGCACCCGAGCCATACGATCCGATGAGGGTCGCCGCCGCCTTTTACAATGCCCTATCCAATGCTGATGGCGTTTCCGCAGCGGCGCTGGTGGTTCCAGACAAACGTGGCATCGGACCTTTCAACGAGACCTCCATACACTCATATTTCGGAGGGCTTTCTGTTCCGTTGCAGCTTGAATCCATTGGGCGACGTGGCAAAGACAAGGTCGCTGTCGTTTACAGCTATTCCCGAGCGGACGGCTTTGTCTGTAAGGGCAGGGCCGAAGTCCTCACCGCCTATAGGTACGGCAAGACGCTCATCAGCAGGATCAAGGCTCTCGACGGGTGCTGA
- a CDS encoding recombinase family protein has translation MKIGYARVSTVEQSLDLQLQALEREGVEKVFLEKASGAQRDRPELTKALDYLRSGDTLIVWKLDRLGRSLRQLLDTVEDLNRRGIDLRSITEQLETGSPGGRLIFHVFGALAEWERSTIRERTLAGLAAAKEKGKLGGRPRSLRESDIAAAKALLADPEITVKEVAERLSVSLPTLYRYLPSARAMVSSQ, from the coding sequence TTGAAGATTGGATATGCCCGTGTCTCCACAGTTGAACAGTCGCTCGACCTGCAATTGCAGGCATTGGAGCGTGAAGGTGTCGAAAAAGTTTTCCTTGAAAAGGCTTCTGGAGCGCAGCGGGATCGTCCGGAGCTGACGAAGGCGCTGGACTATCTTCGTTCAGGCGACACACTGATCGTTTGGAAGCTCGACCGTTTAGGCCGCTCGCTTCGCCAACTTCTCGATACCGTCGAGGATCTGAACAGGCGTGGCATCGACCTCCGCTCGATAACCGAACAACTGGAAACGGGATCACCCGGAGGTCGACTGATTTTCCATGTCTTCGGTGCGTTAGCGGAATGGGAACGCTCGACCATTCGTGAGCGGACTCTTGCCGGGCTTGCGGCGGCCAAGGAGAAGGGCAAGCTTGGTGGACGCCCACGTTCCCTGAGGGAATCCGACATTGCCGCCGCAAAAGCTCTGCTGGCGGATCCAGAAATCACGGTGAAAGAGGTGGCGGAGCGCCTCAGCGTTTCACTGCCGACTCTTTACCGATACCTGCCTTCCGCACGGGCAATGGTTTCATCGCAATAG